One window of the Tautonia marina genome contains the following:
- a CDS encoding FHA domain-containing protein, protein MPNDDDLSGDKKTIGLPRKDVKRMIAEAQAAKLAEQPAESPEPDVRKPPPSGQANPPSVSRSREMPAASGEETMLPPRRDGGQVPRTPPVRSIRPEPNDTPEHFWETRPAAERSPSAERVKFENPWETSVPSQLPPAESSSKAPEVIPGQEFDTAVGPKRPQRPTSREPGFPAPASPGSTGFSDIPSSKTPVEEVRKPTPPPVTPVSRDANSWNATYVPGMTADSGTNRESALLRLEILAGDGERIFERLATLSTGEFTLGRSTVEQFVGRGSATRHLAEDHVRFVVDTDDHLVAEDLGTINGVYLKIPEHTSVPLTDGARFRVGRHVIVFREAPPRSSPPALVSPSGEVFYCREFVPLAFLEFIGPDGLPAATVPITKKDLTVIGREGEGCDIALTGDNWVSRRHACLRERDGHFVLEDLGSKNGTFLKMGERTTIRIGDRAFPDAADIVLIGDLHFRVTRR, encoded by the coding sequence ATGCCGAACGACGACGACCTGTCGGGCGACAAGAAGACCATCGGCCTGCCGCGCAAGGATGTCAAACGCATGATTGCCGAGGCTCAGGCGGCCAAACTCGCCGAGCAACCAGCCGAATCTCCGGAGCCAGATGTCCGGAAGCCTCCTCCCAGCGGCCAGGCGAACCCGCCGAGCGTGAGCCGATCCAGGGAGATGCCTGCTGCCTCGGGCGAGGAAACCATGTTGCCTCCCAGACGAGACGGGGGGCAGGTTCCCAGAACCCCTCCGGTGCGATCGATCCGGCCGGAGCCGAACGATACGCCGGAGCATTTCTGGGAAACGCGCCCTGCGGCGGAGCGTTCACCCTCGGCGGAGCGAGTGAAATTTGAGAATCCGTGGGAAACGTCGGTCCCGTCCCAGTTACCTCCCGCCGAATCCTCCTCGAAGGCCCCGGAGGTTATCCCTGGCCAGGAATTCGACACCGCTGTGGGGCCGAAGCGACCGCAACGCCCCACCTCTCGCGAACCTGGGTTTCCGGCTCCGGCGTCTCCTGGATCGACAGGGTTCTCGGACATCCCGTCTTCGAAGACACCCGTTGAGGAGGTCCGCAAGCCGACGCCTCCTCCGGTGACTCCGGTTTCTCGGGACGCAAACTCCTGGAATGCAACCTATGTCCCGGGCATGACCGCGGATTCTGGCACCAATCGCGAGTCGGCACTCCTACGGTTGGAAATTCTCGCAGGAGATGGCGAGCGCATTTTCGAGCGGCTTGCAACACTTTCCACAGGTGAGTTCACGCTGGGACGATCGACGGTCGAACAGTTCGTCGGTCGGGGCTCAGCCACTCGCCATCTTGCCGAAGACCATGTTCGTTTTGTAGTCGATACGGACGATCACCTCGTCGCCGAAGATCTCGGGACGATTAATGGCGTTTACCTGAAGATTCCTGAACACACCTCGGTCCCCCTGACGGATGGAGCACGATTCCGGGTTGGCCGGCACGTCATCGTCTTTCGGGAGGCTCCTCCGAGGTCGTCCCCCCCTGCTCTGGTCAGCCCCTCGGGTGAGGTGTTTTATTGCCGGGAATTCGTCCCGCTGGCGTTCCTGGAGTTCATCGGACCGGATGGGCTACCGGCTGCGACCGTGCCGATCACGAAGAAGGACCTGACGGTCATCGGTCGAGAAGGCGAGGGGTGCGACATCGCATTGACTGGAGATAACTGGGTCAGTCGCCGTCACGCGTGCCTCAGAGAACGTGACGGCCATTTCGTCCTGGAAGATCTCGGGAGCAAAAACGGGACGTTCCTCAAGATGGGAGAGCGGACAACAATTCGGATTGGTGATCGAGCGTTTCCCGACGCGGCCGACATCGTACTGATTGGCGATCTGCACTTTCGGGTTACGCGGCGCTAG
- a CDS encoding type VI secretion system Vgr family protein, producing the protein MASYQQANRPLTVTTPLGPDALLLVGINGTEALSQLFRFRLDLIASNQTDVAFDQVLGKKLTAHVKSPGGKVRHFNGICCRMAQGGRDPNFTTYQADIVPEAWFLTRKAQSRIFQSKTVPQILQEIFEGLSITLKLKGQYEPRDYCVQYRETDFNFASRLMEEEGIFYFFTHSDGEHTMILGDSPESHPDVPFGTQATFAAQLDDNVDEERIHDWAKAQELRSMKVTLWDHCFELPHKHLEAETQIMDSVQVGTKSHTLKLGKADKLELYDWPGEYAQRFDGIGPGGDDRSSDIQKIFQDNRRTAEIRIQEEAAGALEIAGAGKLRQLTAGHRFSLTRHYDADGSYVLTSVHHAAKLNSNYRTGSLDEFVYSNTFTCIPAALPYRPTRQTPKPVVQGTQTAVVVGPKGEELYTDKYGRVKVQFHWDRDGKNDEKSSCWVRVSQPIAGKRWGTSFWPRIGQEVIVDYLEGDPDQPIIVGSVYNADQMPPYLGDGPDEAHKDDNKVSGFKSNTSTGGTGFNELRFDDNKDKEQVFLHAERNLDVRVKNDAKYRIYGNTHRIIGWEKDGDSGGNHHEEITQDEHRYVRRHQVEQIGGNLQLLVGKGPEDGGGNVDIVIDADRKELIRRDSHQHIEGTRREQVDGNQSLTIKGDLVEQVGGQQSTQVGADHSEQIGGDKSLTIGGNLFEKTGMNHAIDSGMEIHLKAGMRVVIEAGAQLTLKGPGGFVDIGPAGVAIQGTMVLINSGGAASAGSGSNPKSPKSPEAPTDAEEAQPTAPEKADDAKTGQKSSS; encoded by the coding sequence ATGGCATCCTACCAGCAAGCGAATCGTCCATTAACGGTCACCACCCCCCTTGGACCGGATGCACTCCTGCTGGTGGGAATTAACGGAACCGAAGCACTCTCACAACTGTTCCGGTTCCGCCTGGACCTGATCGCATCGAATCAGACGGATGTTGCCTTCGATCAGGTGCTCGGAAAGAAGTTGACCGCCCATGTGAAATCGCCTGGAGGAAAGGTCCGTCACTTCAACGGAATTTGCTGCCGAATGGCCCAGGGGGGGCGCGATCCGAATTTCACGACGTATCAGGCCGACATCGTTCCTGAGGCATGGTTCCTGACTCGGAAGGCTCAGAGCCGGATCTTTCAAAGTAAGACCGTTCCGCAAATCCTCCAGGAAATCTTCGAAGGACTCTCGATCACGCTGAAGCTCAAGGGCCAGTACGAGCCCCGCGACTACTGCGTGCAGTACCGAGAAACCGATTTCAACTTCGCCAGCCGATTGATGGAAGAAGAAGGGATCTTCTACTTCTTTACCCATTCCGACGGCGAACACACCATGATCCTCGGCGACTCTCCTGAGAGTCATCCCGACGTTCCGTTCGGTACACAAGCCACGTTCGCCGCACAACTCGACGACAATGTCGACGAAGAACGGATCCACGACTGGGCCAAGGCCCAGGAACTTCGATCCATGAAGGTCACGCTCTGGGATCATTGCTTCGAGCTGCCACACAAGCATCTCGAAGCCGAGACCCAGATCATGGACTCGGTTCAGGTCGGTACCAAGTCGCACACGTTAAAGCTCGGCAAGGCAGACAAGCTCGAACTCTACGACTGGCCCGGAGAATACGCCCAGCGTTTCGACGGAATCGGTCCAGGTGGCGACGATCGTTCCTCCGACATTCAGAAAATCTTTCAAGACAATCGCCGGACTGCCGAAATCCGCATTCAAGAAGAAGCTGCAGGGGCTCTGGAGATCGCCGGGGCCGGAAAGCTCCGTCAGCTCACGGCCGGCCACCGGTTCAGTCTGACCCGTCACTACGACGCCGATGGCTCCTATGTCCTCACCTCCGTACACCACGCGGCAAAGCTCAACAGTAACTACCGGACGGGGAGTCTCGACGAATTTGTTTACAGCAATACCTTTACCTGCATTCCCGCCGCACTCCCCTATCGCCCCACCCGGCAAACACCGAAGCCCGTGGTCCAGGGCACCCAGACCGCCGTGGTTGTCGGCCCCAAGGGCGAGGAACTTTATACCGACAAATATGGACGCGTGAAGGTCCAGTTCCACTGGGATCGCGACGGGAAAAACGACGAGAAAAGTTCGTGCTGGGTTCGCGTCTCCCAACCGATCGCCGGCAAACGATGGGGGACCTCATTCTGGCCCCGGATCGGCCAGGAAGTCATCGTCGATTACCTCGAAGGCGACCCCGATCAGCCGATCATCGTCGGCAGCGTCTACAACGCCGATCAGATGCCCCCATATCTCGGTGACGGCCCCGACGAGGCCCACAAAGACGACAACAAGGTGAGTGGATTTAAATCCAACACCTCGACCGGCGGTACCGGGTTCAATGAGTTGCGCTTCGACGACAACAAAGACAAGGAACAGGTCTTCCTCCACGCCGAACGAAACCTTGACGTCCGGGTCAAGAACGACGCAAAGTACCGAATTTACGGCAATACCCACCGGATCATCGGCTGGGAAAAGGACGGCGACTCGGGAGGCAACCACCACGAAGAAATCACTCAGGACGAACACCGATACGTCCGTCGTCATCAAGTCGAGCAGATCGGTGGGAACCTTCAATTACTCGTCGGCAAGGGGCCCGAGGACGGCGGCGGCAATGTCGACATTGTGATCGACGCGGATCGCAAAGAATTGATTCGGCGCGACAGTCATCAGCACATCGAAGGGACCCGCCGAGAGCAGGTCGACGGCAACCAGTCGCTCACCATCAAGGGAGATTTGGTCGAACAGGTCGGAGGTCAGCAATCGACCCAGGTTGGCGCCGACCACAGCGAACAAATCGGTGGCGACAAATCACTCACCATCGGTGGGAATCTCTTCGAGAAAACCGGGATGAATCACGCGATCGATTCCGGCATGGAAATCCACCTGAAGGCAGGAATGCGGGTCGTGATCGAGGCGGGTGCACAACTGACGCTCAAAGGTCCCGGAGGCTTCGTCGATATCGGGCCGGCCGGCGTGGCGATCCAGGGCACGATGGTCCTGATCAACTCGGGAGGAGCAGCCAGCGCGGGCAGCGGAAGCAATCCCAAGTCCCCCAAATCTCCCGAAGCCCCAACTGACGCTGAGGAAGCCCAGCCCACAGCCCCCGAAAAGGCCGACGACGCAAAAACCGGCCAGAAATCCTCCTCATAA
- a CDS encoding DUF4123 domain-containing protein — MAEVTVILDVLAGPDAPRSFRIEPGATVRIGRADTADFVLTDRSLSRLHFTLSLQDAVVQLLDEVSRFGTFVNGARVTRASLRAGDIIEAGVSRFTVRMLAQRPPAPRPVPAPPKPRHAGPGSQPQTPGPPASALEILRSQPSPLSIILDAARDPLILALLTSCPERHQSLYEGPLADQLVESAPYLVSLPSGSSFLETLVTEGWGKSWGIVLSSSSPFDELRKHLRRFLTVKHEGKGQVLFRFYDPRVLNIFLPTCTPSELREFFGPIQWFLVEGDRVDELRRFGADSSGLRREFITLSTPSNPAERRVVPSEMEWPYR, encoded by the coding sequence GTGGCTGAAGTCACTGTCATCCTCGATGTCCTTGCAGGCCCCGATGCTCCCCGATCCTTCCGGATCGAACCGGGAGCCACCGTTCGAATCGGCCGCGCCGACACTGCCGATTTCGTCCTGACCGACCGTTCCCTCTCCCGCCTTCATTTCACCCTCTCCCTCCAGGATGCCGTCGTACAGCTCCTCGACGAAGTAAGCCGCTTTGGGACATTCGTCAACGGTGCTCGCGTGACCAGAGCAAGCCTCCGCGCGGGAGACATCATCGAAGCCGGGGTGAGCCGCTTCACCGTCCGAATGCTTGCCCAACGCCCGCCGGCTCCCCGGCCCGTCCCCGCTCCTCCAAAGCCGCGACACGCTGGACCAGGTTCCCAGCCCCAGACTCCGGGCCCGCCTGCAAGTGCTCTGGAGATCCTCCGATCGCAACCGTCCCCGCTCTCCATCATTCTCGATGCGGCCCGGGATCCCTTGATCCTCGCCCTGCTGACCTCTTGCCCCGAGCGACATCAGTCGTTGTACGAGGGTCCGCTCGCTGATCAGCTTGTGGAGTCGGCCCCCTATCTGGTGTCCCTTCCTTCCGGTTCGAGCTTCCTGGAAACCTTGGTGACGGAAGGATGGGGGAAAAGCTGGGGGATTGTCCTCTCGTCATCCTCCCCGTTCGATGAGCTACGCAAGCATCTCAGGCGCTTTCTGACCGTCAAGCACGAGGGAAAGGGACAGGTCCTGTTCCGCTTCTATGATCCCAGAGTGCTCAACATCTTCTTGCCAACATGCACACCAAGCGAGCTTCGAGAGTTCTTCGGCCCCATCCAGTGGTTCCTGGTCGAAGGGGATCGTGTCGACGAACTTCGTCGTTTTGGGGCGGATTCAAGCGGACTTCGTCGGGAGTTCATTACCCTGTCCACTCCCTCGAATCCCGCGGAACGTCGCGTGGTCCCATCAGAAATGGAATGGCCCTATCGTTGA